Proteins encoded by one window of Rutidosis leptorrhynchoides isolate AG116_Rl617_1_P2 chromosome 7, CSIRO_AGI_Rlap_v1, whole genome shotgun sequence:
- the LOC139860593 gene encoding SNF1-related protein kinase catalytic subunit alpha KIN10-like: MDRTNRGVGSIDSLLRNYNLGKTLGHGSFGKVKIAEHILTGHKVAIKILNRRKLKNPEMEEKVRREIKICRLFVHPHIIRLYEVIETPLDIYVVMEYVKSGELFDYIVEKGRLHENEARKIFQQIVSGVEFCHRNMVVHRDLKPENILLDSRGNVKVADFGLSNIMRDGHFLKTSCGSPNYAAPEVVSGKLYAGPEVDIWSCGVILYALLCGTLPFDDENIPNLFKKIKSGIYTLPSHLSPGARDLIPRMLVVDPMKRITIADLRQHYWFKSQLPRYLAVPAPDATDHLKKLDEEIMKKVINMGFEINRLIQSLHNRVQDDATVAYYLLFDNQSRIAGGYLGAEVSESLDNMHVDNMTDRTTHNRLTRDNSIRSNLPGEKKWQVGMQIPATPRDIMIRVLELLRDLNVCWKKIGVYNIKCRWVYSVLPAEPITAQQLYANNYLNSATTPNNIRIQSVVKFEIQLYKTPEDRYLVDIQRINGPQLLFLDLCAALILHLETFIF; encoded by the exons ATGGACCGAACAAATAGAGGAGTAGGTAGCATTGATTCATTGTTACGTAACTACAATCTCGGTAAAACTCTCGGTCATGGTTCTTTCGGTAAAGTCAAAATTGCTGAGCATATTTTGACTGGACACAAAGTGGCTATCAAGATTCTTAACCGCCGTAAACTTAAGAACCCTGAAATGGAGGAGAAAG TACGACGAGAAATCAAAATTTGTAGATTATTTGTACATCCTCATATAATAAGACTTTATGAGGTGATAGAGACCCCGCTCGATATTTATGTTGTTATGGAGTACGTGAAATCCGGCGAGCTTTTTGACTACATTGTAGAGAAAGGGAGACTACACGAGAATGAAGCTCGTAAAATATTTCAGCAG ATCGTCTCTGGAGTAGAATTCTGCCACCGAAATATGGTGGTCCACCGAGATCTTAAGCCGGAAAACATTTTGTTGGATTCACGAGGTAATGTTAAGGTTGCCGATTTTGGGTTGAGTAATATAATGAGAGACGGACATTTTCTTAAAACAAGTTGCGGAAGCCCAAATTATGCTGCACCCGAG GTTGTATCTGGTAAACTTTATGCGGGGCCCGAGGTAGACATATGGAGTTGTGGTGTCATACTGTATGCTCTACTATGTGGCACTCTTCCTTTTGACGATGAAAACATTCCCAATCTATTCAAGAAAATTAAG TCTGGGATTTATACTCTTCCGAGTCATTTGTCACCTGGAGCCCGAGATTTAATCCCGAGAATGCTTGTGGTTGACCCCATGAAACGAATTACAATTGCTGACCTTCGTCAACACTATTGGTTCAAAAGTCAACTTCCTCGTTACTTAGCTGTTCCCGCCCCAGATGCAACCGACCACCTAAAAAAG CTTGATGAAGAGATCATGAAAAAAGTGATCAACATGGGTTTTGAAATAAACCGTCTTATTCAATCACTTCATAACCGCGTACAAGATGAT GCTACAGTTGCATATTATCTGTTGTTTGATAACCAGTCTCGTATCGCTGGTGGGTATCTTGGAGCTGAAGTTTCAGAGTCCCTA GATAATATGCATGTAGACAACATGACGGACCGAACAACACATAATAGGTTGACTCGAGACAACTCTATAAGATCTAACTTGCCTGGTGAAAAGAAATGGCAAGTCGGGATGCAG ATTCCAGCGACTCCACGTGACATAATGATTCGAGTTCTTGAACTTTTGAGAGACCTAAATGTCTGCTGGAAAAAGATTGGAGTTTATAACATTAAGTGTCGATGGGTTTATAGTGTCCTTCCAGCTGAACCAATCACAGCTCAACAATTGTATGCGAATAATTACCTCAATTCTGCTACTACACCAAACAATATTCGAATACAGAGTGTCGTGAAGTTTGAAATTCAG CTTTACAAGACTCCAGAAGACAGGTATTTGGTCGATATCCAGAGGATAAATGGGCCGCAGTTGCTATTTCTGGATTTATGTGCAGCTCTCATACTGCATCTTGAGACCTTCATCTTCTAA
- the LOC139858122 gene encoding protein IMPAIRED IN BABA-INDUCED STERILITY 1-like: MGCVSSKQTVSVTPTVDRSGGFGDNAVVGSCRSMVDSGGDVVAQLDYKINRKKKRKNARSESGLSLSELGDSGRTSLTTGGESISFRLGSLHRYVEVEQVAAGWPAWLTAVAGEAIHGWVPLKAESFEKLEKVGQGTYSSVFRARDLQASRIVALKKVRFDNFEPESVRFMAREIVILRRLDHPNIMKLEGIITSQLSCSIYLVFEYMEHDISGLLSSPNIKFTESQIKCYMKQLLSGLEHCHLRGVMHRDIKGANLLVNNEGVMKIGDFGLANFCNSGRDKRPLTSKVVTLWYRPPELLLGSTDYEASVDLWSIGCVFAELLLGVPLLQGRTEVEQMHKIFKLCGSPCDDYWKRSKLPHATLFKPQRPYESCLSETFKDLPKNTVDLLEALLSIEPYKRGTASSALSSEYFRVKPYACEPSSLPKYPPNKEIDAMHREDSRRKNRVERNRRPEMSRRISRKPNGMSKLAPEENLPTKAEVRLKINGNTINTRENNDIILGFEPRKPFVKRTDHELQGEVPFSGPLQVSGSSGFAWARRRFDDSSSLRSRSRSSSKSLVSEPWVTLHSREPICIENIERTSYRSRDLKINSRKESERVDAFDGYPSRDLSMAIFKNIDLIYQNQEDKIEFSGPLLTQSHQIDELLERHERQIRQAARRLQKGRR; this comes from the exons ATGGGTTGTGTGTCATCAAAACAAACAGTCTCAGTAACGCCGACAGTAGACCGTTCCGGTGGTTTTGGGGACAATGCGGTGGTGGGTTCTTGCCGGAGTATGGTTGATAGTGGCGGTGATGTGGTGGCACAACTGGATTACAAGATTAACAGGAAAAAGAAAAGGAAGAATGCAAGGAGCGAGTCAGGACTGAGTTTGAGCGAGTTGGGTGATTCAGGGCGGACGAGTTTGACCACTGGTGGTGAGTCGATAAGTTTTAGGTTGGGAAGTTTGCATAGGTATGTTGAAGTGGAACAGGTGGCTGCTGGGTGGCCAGCTTGGCTTACTGCAGTTGCTGGTGAAGCTATTCATGGTTGGGTGCCACTCAAAGCTGAATCTTTTGAAAAATTAGAGAAG GTTGGACAAGGTACATATAGTAGTGTTTTCCGTGCTCGTGACCTACAAGCCAGTAGGATAGTTGCGCTAAAGAAGGTGCGATTTGACAATTTTGAACCTGAAAGTGTTCGATTTATGGCTCGTGAAATAGTGATTCTTCGTAGACTTGATCATCCAAATATCATGAAACTAGAGGGGATAATAACATCACAGTTATCGTGTAGCATATACCTTGTATTTGAGTACATGGAACATGATATTTCAGGTCTTTTATCATCCCCCAACATTAAATTCACCGAATCCCAG ATTAAATGCTACATGAAGCAGTTGTTGTCAGGGCTTGAACACTGTCATTTACGGGGAGTAATGCATCGGGACATAAAAGGCGCAAATCTTTTGGTAAATAATGAAGGGGTTATGAAAATAGGTGATTTTGGGTTGGCAAATTTTTGTAATTCCGGACGTGATAAGAGACCGTTGACTAGTAAAGTTGTTACTTTATGGTATCGGCCGCCTGAACTTTTATTGGGATCGACAGATTATGAAGCCTCGGTGGATTTATGGAGTATAGGGTGTGTATTTGCAGAACTTCTTCTTGGTGTTCCTCTTCTTCAGGGTAGGACTGAG GTTGAACAAATGCATAAAATATTTAAGCTATGCGGGTCCCCGTGTGATGATTACTGGAAAAGGTCAAAGCTTCCTCATGCCACATTATTTAAACCACAACGTCCTTACGAAAGTTGTTTATCAGAAACATTTAAAGATCTTCCGAAGAACACTGTTGATCTTCTAGAAGCTTTGTTGTCCATTGAACCATATAAACGTGGAACTGCGTCTTCTGCTCTTTCATCCGAG TATTTCAGAGTGAAGCCGTATGCTTGTGAGCCGTCaagtttaccaaaataccctccaaACAAAGAGATTGATGCAATGCATCGCGAAGACTCAAGAAG GAAGAATCGGGTTGAAAGGAATCGAAGGCCTGAAATGTCACGAAGAATAAGTAGAAAACCGAATGGCATGAGTAAATTAGCGCCCGAAgag AATTTGCCAACTAAAGCGGAAGTTAGGCTCAAGATTAACGGGAATACTATAAATACTCGGGAAAATAATGACATAATCTTAGGTTTTGAGCCAAGAAAGCCGTTTGTAAAAAGAACAGACCATGAGTTGCAAGGGGAGGTTCCATTTTCAGGTCCTTTACAAGTTTCGGGTTCAAGTGGTTTTGCATGGGCAAGAAGGAGATTTGACGATTCTTCTTCTTTAAGATCACGTAGTAGGTCGAGTTCAAAAAgcctggtatcagagccttgggtTACATTACATTCTAGGGAGCCGATATGTATTGAAAATATTGAAAGAACTAGTTATAGAAGTCGGGATTTAAAAATAAATAGCCGGAAAGAGTCAGAGCGGGTCGATGCGTTTGATGGTTACCCATCTCGAGATCTATCTATGGCAATTTTCAAGAATATAGATTTA ATTTATCAGAATCAAGAAGATAAGATTGAGTTTTCAGGTCCATTATTAACTCAATCACACCAAATCGATGAGCTTTTAGAGAGGCATGAACGCCAGATTCGTCAAGCAGCTCGAAGGTTGCAAAAAG GCAGAAGGTGA